In the Oxobacter pfennigii genome, one interval contains:
- the sigI gene encoding RNA polymerase sigma-I factor: protein MDSIDINTLIMIKQGYDGLRDDFIDSNKGFIRRIASYICKRNLDWSNDDELSIALMAFNEAIDSYDPNRGTEFTSFCIMLMRSRLIDFFRKNNASSLSLSAMDDEHLNLIEAKEAQDRYSITNAAEERGIEIRLFNEELSQYGLSMADLTVSCPKHRDTRKMLFEIAAKCGQNKEIIRYLKKNKMLSIKEVIELTGVKRKFLEQWRRYLIALLIIASSDEYLYLKEYIDFGNERVVI, encoded by the coding sequence ATGGACTCTATTGATATAAATACATTAATCATGATTAAGCAGGGCTATGATGGCTTAAGAGATGATTTTATAGATTCAAATAAGGGTTTCATTCGGCGTATAGCTTCATACATATGCAAACGCAATCTTGACTGGTCCAACGATGATGAGCTTAGCATAGCCTTGATGGCTTTTAATGAAGCGATAGACAGTTATGATCCTAATAGAGGTACTGAGTTCACTTCTTTCTGCATAATGCTTATGAGAAGCCGGTTGATCGATTTTTTTCGAAAGAATAACGCGTCCAGCCTGTCCTTGAGTGCCATGGATGACGAACACTTAAATCTCATCGAGGCAAAGGAGGCGCAAGACAGGTATTCCATAACCAACGCAGCAGAGGAGAGAGGAATCGAGATCAGGCTTTTTAATGAAGAGTTGTCTCAATATGGATTATCCATGGCCGATTTAACCGTCAGCTGTCCCAAACACAGAGACACCAGAAAAATGCTGTTTGAAATAGCTGCAAAATGCGGGCAAAACAAAGAAATAATACGCTATCTTAAGAAGAATAAAATGCTCTCAATTAAAGAGGTGATCGAACTTACCGGAGTTAAAAGAAAGTTTTTGGAGCAGTGGAGGAGATATTTAATAGCCTTGCTTATTATAGCAAGCTCTGATGAATATTTATATCTTAAAGAATATATTGACTTTGGAAATGAAAGGGTGGTGATATAA